In one Alnus glutinosa chromosome 14, dhAlnGlut1.1, whole genome shotgun sequence genomic region, the following are encoded:
- the LOC133856645 gene encoding umecyanin-like, with protein sequence MAATMNLTLLVVALIAAATVLPRTQAAQYVVGDTTGWNPSGGATFYTSWAAKHNFSVGDILVFNFTTGVHDLATVSQVAFNACNTNTTITRITTGPANFTLNSNVSYYFICTFPQHCSKGQKLAITVKASSGTLPPPTGVTSAPPPPPSASSASSQASTFLLILMTIALPIFYLF encoded by the exons ATGGCTGCAACAATGAACCTGACACTTCTTGTTGTAGCTCTGATTGCAGCAGCAACTGTGCTACCTAGAACACAAGCTGCCCAATATGTTGTAGGAGATACCACTGGTTGGAATCCTTCCGGCGGCGCCACCTTTTACACCTCCTGGGCTGCCAAGCATAACTTTTCAGTTGGTGATATTCTGG TCTTCAACTTCACCACTGGAGTACATGATCTTGCGACAGTTAGCCAAGTCGCTTTTAATGCCTGCAACACAAACACTACTATCACCCGTATAACCACTGGACCAGCCAATTTCACCCTCAATTCCAACGTAAGCTACTACTTCATCTGTACCTTCCCACAGCACTGCTCCAAGGGACAAAAGTTAGCCATTACTGTCAAGGCTTCCTCCGGCACTCTACCACCTCCAACCGGAGTTACATCAGCACCTCCGCCTCCACCGAGTGCTTCATCTGCCTCATCTCAAGCTTCTACTTTCCTTCTTATTCTCATGACCATTGCCTTACCTatcttttatctattttag
- the LOC133856688 gene encoding uncharacterized protein LOC133856688: MEELKGLNLPAYEYLSKVDPATWCRGWFNTYAKCDLLHNNLAECFNSWITKFRDKTILVMLEGIRTSLMRRYQRKREIIAAMEGNVGPKIKEKLEIEEDEAGHCTPTFAGDGLFEVECRGRRYAVNLPAKTYGCRKWDVSGIPCAHAISSIWHSGGNPEDYLSPYFGKEMYLKAYTPIIYPVPSEEQWTRTNQPIIEPPKARASSGRPKKLRNRGADETLNPYTVRKGGTKN; this comes from the coding sequence ATGGAAGAGCTTAAGGGCCTTAATTTGCCAGCCTATGAGTACCTTTCGAAGGTTGACCCTGCAACTTGGTGTAGGGGATGGTTCAACACATATGCAAAGTGTGACCTCTTACACAACAATTTGGCCGAGTGCTTCAATTCTTGGATCACCAAGTTCAGAGATAAGACCATACTGGTAATGTTGGAAGGCATTAGGACAAGTTTGATGAGAAGGTACCAGCGGAAAAGGGAAATTATAGCTGCGATGGAAGGCAATGTTGGGCCAAAAATTAAGGAGAAGTTGGAGATAGAAGAAGATGAGGCCGGACATTGTACACCAACATTTGCTGGTGATGGTTTATTTGAGGTCGAGTGCAGGGGTAGAAGGTATGCTGTGAATTTACCTGCCAAGACATATGGGTGCAGAAAGTGGGATGTTTCTGGTATCCCATGTGCTCATGCCATCTCATCAATATGGCACAGTGGAGGCAACCCTGAGGATTATCTGAGCCCATACTTTGGCAAGGAGATGTACCTAAAGGCATACACACCCATTATCTACCCTGTACCCAGTGAGGAGCAGTGGACTAGGACAAATCAACCCATCATTGAACCACCTAAGGCAAGGGCATCTTCGGGAAGACCTAAAAAACTGAGGAACAGAGGGGCTGATGAGACCTTAAATCCCTACACAGTTAGAAAGGGTGGTACGAAGAACTAA
- the LOC133858019 gene encoding umecyanin-like: protein MASTMNVTLLVVALIAAATVLPGTQAAEYVVGDATGWTIPSSANFYSDWATGKNFSAGDILVFNFAPNVHDVATVNETAFGACEKSNPLSITSTGPANITLTSGNHYFICTIGQHCAGGQKLAVINVTAASSGTPTPPGVPSPPPPPPSAPSSASSLAATFSFILMTIASTIFCLF, encoded by the exons ATGGCTTCAACAATGAACGTGACACTTCTTGTTGTAGCTCTGATTGCAGCAGCAACAGTGCTACCTGGAACACAAGCTGCTGAATATGTGGTAGGAGATGCCACTGGTTGGACTATTCCTAGCAGCGCTAACTTTTACTCCGACTGGGCTACCGGCAAGAACTTTTCTGCCGGTGATATTCTGG TCTTCAACTTCGCCCCTAATGTACATGACGTTGCGACAGTTAACGAAACCGCTTTTGGTGCGTGCGAGAAAAGCAATCCTCTCAGCATTACAAGCACTGGACCAGCCAATATCACCCTCACCAGCGGAAACCACTACTTCATCTGTACCATCGGACAGCACTGCGCCGGTGGACAAAAGTTAGCCGTTATTAATGTCACGGCTGCTTCGTCCGGCACTCCAACTCCACCCGGAGTACCTAGTCCCCCGCCGCCTCCTCCAAGTGCGCCCTCATCAGCCTCATCTCTTGCTGCTACTTTCTCTTTTATTCTCATGACCATTGCCTCGACTATCTTTTGTCTATTTTAG
- the LOC133856686 gene encoding uncharacterized protein LOC133856686, protein MFSATVNIWLCFYVSEKGHIMFNECLMFEVHHGGRFNRENGVAYVGGDVTNYPDLIPNKSLDEGLRLLSSDHDVIEIVGHHNGHGVAELYVVGFILYDVPVDLPRGEESVDEEYEEEYERNTVYRRDPFWNEILSDDLDALEVNADTGYGEAGASVEGEDIGVDQEFVGEPSHVVEEDLEAEVAVALAAAEDEFAQGVGKGKGVVEGEDEPVSDVSRSGILITPDNTSGDDEPDSSKRPCVTKRVPFSKSDFEKPTLHKGNTFDSVYDFRKAIKQANILKGKDLVYQKNSKSKVIAVCREKNCKYRVYGRQLKGEATFMLISLRPKHTCARKYKNHLITSKWIAEWCLDSFRDQPNMPIEVLKKKVKKKWNVEIHPSTLYRARKRAQEVIYGKLGEQYHRLWDCCTTIRSTNVGSCVILMVERPMPEMPCRFQRMYISLAAMKNGFKDWCRPVIGLDACFLKGVYKGQLMAAIGRDANNNMYPISMAVVEAETKDSWSWFLEALLADLGPSGVRRWTFISDRQKGLVPSLMEVCPNAEHRICVRHLYANFRNDGHRGGVTKGLAVESCCILHTE, encoded by the exons ATGTTTAGCGCTACTGTCAACATctggttgtgtttttatgttagtGAAAAAG GACACATAATGTTTAATGAATGTCTTATGTTTGAGGTGCACCACGGAGGTCGGTTTAATAGGGAAAATGGGGTAGCCTATGTTGGTGGGGATGTAACAAATTACCCTGACCT AATACCTAACAAGAGTCTAGATGAAGGGCTACGGCTTCTGTCTTCTGACCATGATGTCATTGAAATAGTGGGGCACCACAATGGTCATGGAGTAGCAGAGTTATATGTGGTTGGGTTTATTTTGTATGATGTACCTGTAGATTTACCTAGAGGAGAGGAAAGTGTTGATGAGGAATATgaagaagaatatgagagaaataCTGTATATAGGAGAGATCCATTTTGGAATGAGATTCTAAGTGATGACTTGGACGCCTTAGAAGTAAATGCTGATACGGGGTATGGAGAGGCAGGAGCTTCTGTCGAAGGAGAAGATATAGGAGTAGATCAAGAGTTTGTAGGAGAACCATCACACGTAGTAGAAGAAGATTTGGAAGCAGAAGTAGCAGTAGCTTTAGCTGCAGCTGAAGATGAGTTTGCACAAGGTGTGGGTAAGGGTAAGGGTGTGGTTGAGGGTGAGGATGAGCCTGTTTCCGATGTGTCTCGGAGTGGTATATTGATCACTCCCGATAATACTAGTGGAGATGATGAGCCGGATTCTTCAAAAAGGCCGTGTGTCACCAAGAGGGTGCCATTTTCAAAATCTGATTTTGAGAAGCCGACTCTGCATAAAGGTAATACTTTTGATAGTGTGTATGATTTCAGAAAAGCTATTAAACAGGCCAATATATTGAAGGGGAAGGACTTAGTTTACCAAAAGAATTCTAAATCAAAAGTAATTGCAGTGTGTAGAGAGAAGAATTGTAAATATAGGGTTTATGGAAGACAGTTGAAGGGTGAGGCCACATTCATGTTGATTTCACTTAGGCCCAAACATACATGTGCTCGGAAATACAAGAATCATTTGATTACTTCCAAGTGGATTGCTGAGTGGTGCTTGGACAGTTTTAGAGATCAACCGAACATGCCTATAGAAGtcctgaagaagaaggtgaagaagaaatggaatgttgaaatCCATCCTAGTACCCTATATAGGGCTAGGAAGAGGGCACAAGAGGTGATTTATGGGAAGTTGGGTGAGCAGTACCATCGTCTATGGGACTGTTGCACGACAATCAGAAGCACAAATGTGGggagttgtgttattttgatGGTTGAGAGACCTATGCCTGAAATGCCATGTAGATTCCAAAGGATGTACATATCCTTGGCAGCAATGAAAAATGGCTTCAAGGATTGGTGTAGGCCTGTGATAGGCCTTGATGCGTGTTTCTTGAAGGGGGTTTACAAGGGGCAGTTAATGGCAGCTATTGGAAGGGATGCCAATAATAACATGTATCCAATATCCATGGCAGTTGTAGAGGCAGAGACCAAGGATAGTTGGTCATGGTTTCTTGAGGCACTATTGGCTGATCTTGGCCCCAGTGGTGTACGTAGATGGACTTTTATTTCAGATAGACAAAAG GGTCTTGTACCAAGTCTTATGGAGGTGTGCCCTAACGCTGAGCATCGGATATGTGTGCGGCACTTGTACGCCAATTTTCGGAACGACGGTCACCGAGGGGGTGTTACTAAAGGACTTGCTGTGGAGAGCTGCTGCATCTTACACACAGAATGA